A part of Cannabis sativa cultivar Pink pepper isolate KNU-18-1 chromosome 6, ASM2916894v1, whole genome shotgun sequence genomic DNA contains:
- the LOC115695620 gene encoding uncharacterized protein LOC115695620 encodes MHHSLGVNSIISSRFPMSMVQLRHVVSKRDRWKRRKPMTPITSKLKKIKMKPFSSYKSRFRTMNDGNIRRWREGKRHNAHLKGCSSSGN; translated from the exons ATGCATCATTCTCTGGGTGTTAACTCCATTATTTCTTCTCGATTCCCTATGTCG ATGGTTCAACTGCGGCACGTCGTTTCTAAGAGGGATAGATGGAAGAGGAGGAAACCGATGACACCAATCACTTCCAAGCTCAAGAAAATCAAAATGAAACCATTCTC GTCTTACAAATCAAGGTTTAGGACTATGAATGATGGGAATATCCGACGGTGGAGGGAGGGAAAACGACACAATGCGCATTTGAAG GGATGCAGCTCATCAGGTAACTAG